Proteins encoded in a region of the Myxococcales bacterium genome:
- a CDS encoding YihY/virulence factor BrkB family protein, whose amino-acid sequence MRDMRDRLQALRPPAAVTPLRAALRVFLSRDGRFLSAAIAFYALLSAVPLAYLALWVASLFVSRDSAAAALERELSRWTGPALAHVVARWEGHARDGHGLGVLSVLVLLYSATRLFAALERGLNAMWELGPADEGAADAPGAAGGGKRKLLRQLRTRGLAFVVATLLGVSLAALVGFRAGVAAAERVGARLAGLPSVLEWGFSLAGATLIFFLLYTVLPRTRARPRETLVGAAVSALLFLLGAHAITSYVAHKGDVGLGETLLVLLWLRYAAQVFLLGAATVGVYLRARGALVDGRVVPEGGAGSAPPRS is encoded by the coding sequence ATGCGAGACATGCGAGACCGGCTCCAAGCGCTCCGTCCGCCCGCCGCGGTCACGCCGCTGCGCGCCGCCCTCCGCGTGTTTCTCTCTCGCGACGGGCGCTTCCTCTCCGCGGCGATCGCGTTCTACGCCTTGCTGTCGGCGGTGCCGCTCGCGTACCTCGCGCTGTGGGTGGCCTCGCTCTTCGTGAGCCGAGACTCGGCCGCCGCGGCGCTCGAGCGCGAGCTCTCGCGGTGGACGGGCCCGGCGCTCGCGCACGTCGTCGCGCGGTGGGAGGGGCACGCGCGCGACGGCCACGGGCTCGGCGTCCTCAGCGTGCTCGTGCTGCTCTATTCCGCGACGCGGCTCTTCGCCGCGCTCGAGCGCGGCCTCAACGCGATGTGGGAGCTCGGCCCCGCGGACGAGGGCGCCGCCGACGCGCCGGGCGCCGCCGGCGGTGGTAAGCGCAAGCTCCTCCGGCAGCTCCGCACGCGCGGCCTCGCGTTCGTGGTGGCGACCTTGCTCGGCGTGAGCCTCGCGGCCCTGGTTGGGTTTCGCGCGGGCGTGGCCGCCGCGGAGCGGGTGGGGGCGCGGCTCGCGGGCCTGCCGTCGGTCCTCGAGTGGGGCTTCTCCCTCGCGGGCGCCACGCTCATCTTCTTCCTGCTCTACACGGTGCTGCCCCGCACCCGCGCGCGGCCGCGCGAGACCCTGGTCGGCGCCGCGGTGTCGGCGCTCTTGTTTCTCCTCGGCGCCCACGCGATCACGAGCTACGTGGCGCACAAAGGCGACGTGGGCCTGGGCGAGACGCTGCTCGTGCTCCTCTGGCTCCGCTACGCGGCGCAGGTGTTCCTGCTCGGCGCGGCGACCGTGGGCGTGTACCTGCGCGCGCGAGGCGCGCTCGTCGACGGCCGGGTGGTGCCGGAGGGCGGCGCGGGCTCTGCTCCTCCCAGGAGCTAG
- a CDS encoding 2-oxo acid dehydrogenase subunit E2, which produces MIDVTVPQLGESVAEGTITKWLVREGEVVAKGQPIFEVATDKADQEIPAPAGGRLVALLVAEGDVVPVLKVVVCRIEEGATASAPAPAPAAEPAPAPAQAAPLATPSGRQAALQNAVDLASVQGDERGRISRGDVLRAAAPAAPAAPAAPVAPGPRAQQIAQLVNQGGGFVPPIPGVGYASFKVPPYRKAEGDTVIPFTRRRRITADHMTYSKVTSPHVVTVAEIDLHKTSRLREAHKAAYKKEGASLTMLAFAIAATARALRENPGLNARVLDDAYVVYKDVNLGVAVDSPDGLVVPVVRRADELGVRGIVRAVDELAKRARNGKITADDLSGATFSITNPGMKGNLFGGAIISQPNVGILRMGEIQKRVVVVDGPDGDDHMVVHPVMLMALSYDHRIVDGVAANSFLWRVTELLEKGEFEV; this is translated from the coding sequence ATCATCGATGTCACCGTCCCGCAGCTAGGGGAGAGCGTCGCCGAGGGCACCATCACCAAGTGGCTCGTTCGCGAGGGCGAGGTGGTCGCGAAAGGCCAGCCGATCTTCGAGGTCGCGACCGACAAGGCCGACCAGGAGATCCCCGCTCCGGCCGGAGGGCGCCTCGTCGCGCTGCTCGTCGCCGAGGGGGACGTCGTGCCGGTGCTGAAGGTCGTCGTCTGCCGCATCGAAGAGGGCGCTACCGCCTCCGCGCCCGCGCCCGCGCCCGCGGCGGAGCCCGCGCCCGCGCCCGCGCAGGCCGCTCCGCTCGCGACGCCGAGTGGGCGCCAAGCCGCGCTCCAGAACGCCGTGGATCTCGCGTCGGTGCAGGGCGACGAGCGAGGTCGCATCTCCCGCGGTGACGTGCTCCGCGCCGCCGCGCCTGCCGCGCCTGCCGCGCCCGCCGCCCCTGTCGCGCCCGGTCCGCGAGCCCAGCAGATCGCGCAGCTCGTCAACCAAGGCGGCGGCTTCGTCCCGCCGATCCCCGGCGTCGGGTACGCGTCGTTCAAGGTGCCGCCCTACCGCAAGGCTGAAGGCGACACGGTGATCCCGTTCACGCGGCGTCGGCGCATCACGGCCGACCACATGACCTACTCGAAGGTCACCTCGCCGCACGTCGTCACGGTGGCCGAGATCGATCTCCACAAGACCTCGCGCCTCCGGGAGGCGCACAAGGCCGCCTACAAGAAGGAAGGCGCGTCGCTCACGATGCTCGCCTTCGCGATCGCGGCGACGGCGCGCGCCCTGCGCGAGAACCCCGGCCTGAACGCGCGCGTCCTCGACGACGCCTACGTGGTCTACAAGGACGTCAACCTCGGCGTCGCGGTCGACTCGCCGGATGGCCTTGTCGTCCCCGTCGTCCGCCGGGCCGACGAGCTCGGCGTGCGCGGCATCGTCCGCGCCGTCGACGAGCTGGCCAAGCGCGCGCGCAACGGAAAGATCACCGCCGACGACCTCTCCGGGGCGACGTTTTCCATAACGAATCCGGGCATGAAGGGGAACCTCTTCGGCGGCGCCATCATCAGCCAGCCGAACGTCGGGATCCTCCGCATGGGCGAGATCCAGAAGCGGGTCGTCGTGGTCGACGGCCCCGACGGCGACGACCACATGGTCGTCCACCCCGTCATGCTGATGGCGCTCAGCTACGATCACCGCATCGTCGACGGCGTCGCCGCGAACTCCTTCCTCTGGCGCGTCACCGAGCTGCTGGAGAAGGGCGAGTTCGAGGTCTAA